A single genomic interval of Daucus carota subsp. sativus chromosome 1, DH1 v3.0, whole genome shotgun sequence harbors:
- the LOC108204732 gene encoding serine/threonine-protein kinase SRK2A isoform X2, producing the protein MEYAAGGELFERICNAGRFSEDEARYFFQQLISGVNYCHSMQICHRDLKLENTLLDGSPAPRLKICDFGYSKSSLLHSRPKSTVGTPAYIAPEVLSRKEYDGKMADVWSCGVTLYVMLVGAYPFEDQEDPKNFRKTIQRIMAVQYKIPDYVHISQECRNLLSRIFVASSNRRITIKEIKNHPWFLKNLPRELTEAAQVMYYRKENPAFSLQSVDDIMRIVEEARSPPPVSRSIGGFGWGEEEDEKEEEDLEAEVDDEDEDEYDKRVKEAHQSGEVPLT; encoded by the exons ATGGAGTATGCAGCTGGAGGAGAACTTTTTGAGCGCATCTGCAATGCAGGGAGATTTAGTGAGGATGAG GCCAGATACTTCTTTCAGCAGTTAATATCAGGGGTCAACTACTGTCATTCCATg CAAATATGCCACAGGGACTTAAAGTTGGAAAATACTCTCTTGGATGGGAGCCCTGCACCACGTCTGAAAATATGTGATTTTGGGTACTCGAAG TCTTCCCTGCTGCATTCAAGACCCAAATCAACTGTTGGTACACCAGCGTACATTGCTCCGGAGGTTCTTTCTCGCAAAGAATATGATGGAAAG ATGGCAGATGTATGGTCGTGTGGAGTGACACTGTATGTTATGCTCGTAGGAGCATACCCTTTTGAAGATCAGGAGGATCCGAAAAATTTCAGGAAGACTATTCAG CGGATAATGGCTGTTCAATACAAGATCCCAGACTATGTTCACATATCACAAGAGTGTAGGAATCTTCTTTCTCGTATTTTTGTTGCTAGTTCAAACAGG AGAATTACAATTAAAGAAATCAAGAACCACCCATGGTTCTTAAAGAATTTACCAAGAGAATTAACAGAAGCAGCTCAAGTCATGTACTACCGCAAGGAAAACCCGGCCTTCTCTCTTCAAAGTGTGGACGACATAATGAGGATTGTGGAAGAGGCCAGGAGTCCTCCTCCAGTTTCACGTTCTATTGGAGGCTTTGGATGGGGAGAggaagaagatgagaaagaagaGGAAGATCTAGAAGCTGAGGTAGATGACGAGGACGAGGATGAGTATGATAAGCGAGTGAAAGAAGCTCATCAAAGTGGGGAAGTCCCTCTTACCTAA
- the LOC108204732 gene encoding serine/threonine-protein kinase SRK2A isoform X1 — translation MEKYELVKDIGAGNFGVARLMRNKETKELVAMKYIERGHKIDENVAREIINHRSLRHPNIIRFKELVLTPTHLAIVMEYAAGGELFERICNAGRFSEDEARYFFQQLISGVNYCHSMQICHRDLKLENTLLDGSPAPRLKICDFGYSKSSLLHSRPKSTVGTPAYIAPEVLSRKEYDGKMADVWSCGVTLYVMLVGAYPFEDQEDPKNFRKTIQRIMAVQYKIPDYVHISQECRNLLSRIFVASSNRRITIKEIKNHPWFLKNLPRELTEAAQVMYYRKENPAFSLQSVDDIMRIVEEARSPPPVSRSIGGFGWGEEEDEKEEEDLEAEVDDEDEDEYDKRVKEAHQSGEVPLT, via the exons ATGGAGAAGTATGAGCTTGTTAAAGATATTGGGGCTGGGAATTTTGGTGTTGCAAGGCTTATGAGGAACAAAGAAACTAAAGAGCTTGTTGCCATGAAATATATCGAAAGAGGACACAAg ATTGATGAGAATGTTGCGAGGGAGATTATAAATCATAGATCACTTAGGCACCCGAACATAATAAGATTTAAGGAG CTGGTACTCACCCCCACCCACCTTGCTATTGTCATGGAGTATGCAGCTGGAGGAGAACTTTTTGAGCGCATCTGCAATGCAGGGAGATTTAGTGAGGATGAG GCCAGATACTTCTTTCAGCAGTTAATATCAGGGGTCAACTACTGTCATTCCATg CAAATATGCCACAGGGACTTAAAGTTGGAAAATACTCTCTTGGATGGGAGCCCTGCACCACGTCTGAAAATATGTGATTTTGGGTACTCGAAG TCTTCCCTGCTGCATTCAAGACCCAAATCAACTGTTGGTACACCAGCGTACATTGCTCCGGAGGTTCTTTCTCGCAAAGAATATGATGGAAAG ATGGCAGATGTATGGTCGTGTGGAGTGACACTGTATGTTATGCTCGTAGGAGCATACCCTTTTGAAGATCAGGAGGATCCGAAAAATTTCAGGAAGACTATTCAG CGGATAATGGCTGTTCAATACAAGATCCCAGACTATGTTCACATATCACAAGAGTGTAGGAATCTTCTTTCTCGTATTTTTGTTGCTAGTTCAAACAGG AGAATTACAATTAAAGAAATCAAGAACCACCCATGGTTCTTAAAGAATTTACCAAGAGAATTAACAGAAGCAGCTCAAGTCATGTACTACCGCAAGGAAAACCCGGCCTTCTCTCTTCAAAGTGTGGACGACATAATGAGGATTGTGGAAGAGGCCAGGAGTCCTCCTCCAGTTTCACGTTCTATTGGAGGCTTTGGATGGGGAGAggaagaagatgagaaagaagaGGAAGATCTAGAAGCTGAGGTAGATGACGAGGACGAGGATGAGTATGATAAGCGAGTGAAAGAAGCTCATCAAAGTGGGGAAGTCCCTCTTACCTAA
- the LOC108204407 gene encoding multiple organellar RNA editing factor 1, mitochondrial isoform X2: protein MAMLSILRRRSALSLSSIILSPSLSSSSSFSPAHLSHSTPPNPNPPPFLPSLLRSFRSTNISLARNAYPNDDDTKFGPDDILFEGCDYNHWLITMDFPKDPSPSPEEMVETYVQTAAKVLGSVEEAKKKIYACSTTTYNGFQVQVSEEVSKKFEGLPGVVFILPDSYIDPVNKQYGGDKYDNGVITHRPPPVQYGRQGGRFGDRNREFNRPSRPRGEYQQRDQAFDNRGPSQASAGNFRPPQNPTPQQNYGPPRVAPVNNSAGGQDNYQGQMRDQMHPNQGNYNQNQRGDSYPQGRRMSSGEFNNNAPQQGINWQGAGGNHGQTAGGNYGQTAGGSYGQGAGGSYGQGAGGNYVQGAGGTGSYVQGAGGSYGQGAGGSYGQSAGGSYGQEGGGSYRQGAGGTYGQGVGGSGQGVIGNYGQGSGGYSGHVSGSNFGPGAGSNYGRQGTTGSYGQGIGGDVPVQEKFPNSGHNNPVHGESQRFSEGEQMNDFQQVQQ, encoded by the exons ATGGCGATGCTCTCGATTCTCCGTCGCCGCAGcgccctctctctctcctccatCATCCTCTCCCCTTCtctctcctcctcctcctctttCTCGCCCGCCCATCTCTCCCACTCCACACCCCCAAACCCTAACCCTCCCCCCTTCCTCCCCTCTTTGCTCCGATCTTTTCGCTCAACCAACATCTCGCTTGCGCGAAATGCCTATCCCAATGACGATGACACGAAGTTTGGGCCCGATGATATTTTGTTCGAGGGGTGTGATTATAATCACTGGCTTATTACTATGGATTTTCCCAAAGACCCCAGTCCTTCGCCTGAGGAAATGGTGGAGACTTATGTGCAGACTGCTGCCAAAGTTCTCGGGAG TGTTGAGGAGGCGAAGAAAAAAATTTATGCATGTAGCACGACCACTTATAATGGTTTTCAGGTTCAGGTGTCTGAGGAAGTGTCGAAGAAGTTTGAAG GTCTACCTGGTGTGGTATTTATATTGCCAGATTCTTATATTGACCCAGTAAACAAGCAATATGGAG GAGATAAATATGATAATGGAGTAATAACACACAGACCGCCTCCTGTACAATATGGAAGACAAGGAGGACGGTTTGGTGATCGAAATAGAGAATTTAACCGGCCAAGTCGTCCTCGAGGTGAATATCAACAGCGAGATCAGGCTTTTGATAACAGAGGAC CTAGTCAAGCGAGTGCAGGGAACTTTAGGCCACCACAAAATCCTACACCACAGCAGAATTATGGTCCACCTAGAGTTGCCCCGGTGAACAATTCTGCTGGTGGTCAGGATAATTATCAGGGACAAATGAGAGACCAAATGCACCCTAACCAGGGAAATTACAACCAAAATCAAAGAGGAGATTCTTACCCTCAAGGGCGAAGAATGTCGTCAGGAGAGTTTAATAACAATGCACCTCAACAAGGCATAAATTGGCAGGGCGCTGGTGGCAATCACGGGCAGACTGCTGGTGGCAATTACGGGCAGACTGCTGGTGGCAGTTACGGACAGGGCGCTGGTGGCAGTTACGGGCAGGGCGCTGGTGGCAATTACGTGCAGGGCGCTGGTGGCACTGGTAGTTACGTGCAGGGCGCTGGTGGCAGTTACGGGCAGGGTGCTGGTGGCAGTTACGGTCAAAGTGCTGGTGGCAGTTATGGGCAAGAAGGTGGTGGCAGTTACAGGCAAGGAGCTGGTGGAACTTATGGTCAGGGGGTTGGTGGCTCTGGGCAAGGTGTCATCGGCAATTATGGACAAGGTTCAGGTGGCTATAGTGGACATGTTTCTGGTAGCAATTTTGGACCAGGTGCAGGTAGCAATTACGGGCGGCAAGGCACCACAGGTAGCTATGGGCAAGGTATTGGTGGAGATGTCCCTGTTCAAGAAAAGTTTCCGAACTCTGGTCATAATAATCCAGTACATGGCGAAAGCCAGAGGTTCTCAGAAGGAGAGCAGATGAATGACTTTCAGCAGGTGCAGCAATAG
- the LOC108204407 gene encoding multiple organellar RNA editing factor 1, mitochondrial isoform X1: MAMLSILRRRSALSLSSIILSPSLSSSSSFSPAHLSHSTPPNPNPPPFLPSLLRSFRSTNISLARNAYPNDDDTKFGPDDILFEGCDYNHWLITMDFPKDPSPSPEEMVETYVQTAAKVLGSVEEAKKKIYACSTTTYNGFQVQVSEEVSKKFEGLPGVVFILPDSYIDPVNKQYGGDKYDNGVITHRPPPVQYGRQGGRFGDRNREFNRPSRPRGEYQQRDQAFDNRGPSQRDQAFDNRGPSQASAGNFRPPQNPTPQQNYGPPRVAPVNNSAGGQDNYQGQMRDQMHPNQGNYNQNQRGDSYPQGRRMSSGEFNNNAPQQGINWQGAGGNHGQTAGGNYGQTAGGSYGQGAGGSYGQGAGGNYVQGAGGTGSYVQGAGGSYGQGAGGSYGQSAGGSYGQEGGGSYRQGAGGTYGQGVGGSGQGVIGNYGQGSGGYSGHVSGSNFGPGAGSNYGRQGTTGSYGQGIGGDVPVQEKFPNSGHNNPVHGESQRFSEGEQMNDFQQVQQ; the protein is encoded by the exons ATGGCGATGCTCTCGATTCTCCGTCGCCGCAGcgccctctctctctcctccatCATCCTCTCCCCTTCtctctcctcctcctcctctttCTCGCCCGCCCATCTCTCCCACTCCACACCCCCAAACCCTAACCCTCCCCCCTTCCTCCCCTCTTTGCTCCGATCTTTTCGCTCAACCAACATCTCGCTTGCGCGAAATGCCTATCCCAATGACGATGACACGAAGTTTGGGCCCGATGATATTTTGTTCGAGGGGTGTGATTATAATCACTGGCTTATTACTATGGATTTTCCCAAAGACCCCAGTCCTTCGCCTGAGGAAATGGTGGAGACTTATGTGCAGACTGCTGCCAAAGTTCTCGGGAG TGTTGAGGAGGCGAAGAAAAAAATTTATGCATGTAGCACGACCACTTATAATGGTTTTCAGGTTCAGGTGTCTGAGGAAGTGTCGAAGAAGTTTGAAG GTCTACCTGGTGTGGTATTTATATTGCCAGATTCTTATATTGACCCAGTAAACAAGCAATATGGAG GAGATAAATATGATAATGGAGTAATAACACACAGACCGCCTCCTGTACAATATGGAAGACAAGGAGGACGGTTTGGTGATCGAAATAGAGAATTTAACCGGCCAAGTCGTCCTCGAGGTGAATATCAACAGCGAGATCAGGCTTTTGATAACAGAGGACCTAGTCAGCGAGATCAGGCTTTTGATAACAGAGGACCTAGTCAAGCGAGTGCAGGGAACTTTAGGCCACCACAAAATCCTACACCACAGCAGAATTATGGTCCACCTAGAGTTGCCCCGGTGAACAATTCTGCTGGTGGTCAGGATAATTATCAGGGACAAATGAGAGACCAAATGCACCCTAACCAGGGAAATTACAACCAAAATCAAAGAGGAGATTCTTACCCTCAAGGGCGAAGAATGTCGTCAGGAGAGTTTAATAACAATGCACCTCAACAAGGCATAAATTGGCAGGGCGCTGGTGGCAATCACGGGCAGACTGCTGGTGGCAATTACGGGCAGACTGCTGGTGGCAGTTACGGACAGGGCGCTGGTGGCAGTTACGGGCAGGGCGCTGGTGGCAATTACGTGCAGGGCGCTGGTGGCACTGGTAGTTACGTGCAGGGCGCTGGTGGCAGTTACGGGCAGGGTGCTGGTGGCAGTTACGGTCAAAGTGCTGGTGGCAGTTATGGGCAAGAAGGTGGTGGCAGTTACAGGCAAGGAGCTGGTGGAACTTATGGTCAGGGGGTTGGTGGCTCTGGGCAAGGTGTCATCGGCAATTATGGACAAGGTTCAGGTGGCTATAGTGGACATGTTTCTGGTAGCAATTTTGGACCAGGTGCAGGTAGCAATTACGGGCGGCAAGGCACCACAGGTAGCTATGGGCAAGGTATTGGTGGAGATGTCCCTGTTCAAGAAAAGTTTCCGAACTCTGGTCATAATAATCCAGTACATGGCGAAAGCCAGAGGTTCTCAGAAGGAGAGCAGATGAATGACTTTCAGCAGGTGCAGCAATAG
- the LOC108204408 gene encoding uncharacterized protein LOC108204408, which translates to MFVSGITQNDPGTITGQVSTDMIGNSKRRRGPNVETLLSDNVLKKAHSQDKENHVPVHVLGRTGHGLNIENRFRDGTYTIMRDISNRDLNPNLGSDNLQLRLNVNAPPVVKKRKGRGFSTEKRIQMREKETPHGQTHENHSSAINTDKRRQSIHTPSLRPSSSYSSVLTDISGKEVLRDCCTSPD; encoded by the exons ATGTTTGTATCCGGGATCACACAGAATGATCCCGGAACAATCACTGGACAAGTTTCAACTGACATGATAG GAAACTCTAAAAGAAGACGTGGTCCAAATGTTGAAACTCTTCTATCGGATAATGTGTTGAAGAAGGCGCATTCTCAAGACAAGGAAAACCATGTTCCTGTTCATG TCCTGGGACGTACAGGTCATGGACTAAATATTGAGAATCGTTTTCGTGATG GGACCTATACAATAATGCGTGATATATCAAATAGAGACCTCAATCCAAACCTGGGTTCTGACAATCTCCAACTTCGCTTAAACGTTAATGCACCCCCTG TAGTAAAAAAGCGCAAAGGCCGTGGGTTTAGCACTGAGAAGCGGATACAGATGCGGGAGAAAGAAACACCTCATGGTCAGACACACGAGAACCACTCCTCAGCCATCAACACAG ATAAAAGGCGGCAAAGCATTCACACTCCGTCTTTAAGACCTTCATCTTCGTATTCGTCTGTATTGACTGATATATCTGGCAAAG AAGTTCTGCGTGATTGCTGCACATCGCCTGATTAG
- the LOC108205448 gene encoding magnesium transporter MRS2-4, whose protein sequence is MKKGGGLSSIRRMIIRRKAKKPAAGIAESSGAVQSPTTNSLSAMVAAGPKSKKKGSGARLWMRMDKLGQSEVLECDKSMIVKRVGVPTRDLRVLLGPVFSHSSNILAREKAIIVNLEFIKAIVTAEEILLLDPLRKEVVPFVDQLRLQFSQRSPRRIDGAGQLAIHDTEHLTQPGQWLTVSEAVEGFQAELPFEFQILEIALELVCTSLETSVADLEGVAYPVLDELARNVSTKNLERVRSLKSNLTRLLARVQKVRDEIEHLLDDNEDMAHLYLTRKLVQLQQSEALIGSMASNNITAAAFNLRRLSSVRSGSIVTSNYSNDNDVEDLEMLLEAYFMQLDGTRNKILSVREYIDDTEDYVNIQLDNQRNELIQLQLTLTIASFAIAVETLVAGMFGMNIDCQLYHIHGIFEAFVGVLTVVCVMIFFVVLGYARWKKLLGS, encoded by the exons ATGAAGAAAGGGGGAGGTTTATCGTCGATTCGACGGATGATTATCCGTCGGAAGGCGAAGAAACCTGCCGCCGGGATTGCGGAGTCCAGCGGCGCTGTGCAGTCGCCGACGACGAATTCGTTGTCGGCGATGGTGGCGGCCGGGCCCAAGAGTAAGAAGAAAGGCAGTGGAGCGAGGCTGTGGATGCGGATGGATAAGTTGGGGCAATCGGAGGTGCTTGAGTGTGATAAGAGCATGATTGTTAAGCGTGTCGGTGTTCCTACTAGAGATTTGAGAGTTTTGCTTGGTCCTGTCTTCTCTCATTCCTCGAATATTCTCG CTAGGGAGAAAGCAATAATCGTCAATTTGGAGTTTATAAAAGCTATTGTTACTGCGGAAGAAATTTTGTTGCTTGATCCTCTCCGCAAAGAGGTGGTCCCGTTTGTGGATCAGCTAAGGCTTCAGTTTTCTCAGAGAAGTCCTCGTAGGATTGATGGAGCAGGTCAGCTGGCGATACATGATACTGAACATTTGACACAACCTGGACAGTGGTTAACTGTTTCTGAAGCTGTTGAAGGTTTCCAGGCTGAGCTCCCCTTTGAGTTCCAAATTTTGGAAATTGCACTGGAGTTGGTCTGTACATCTTTGGAAACTAGTGTGGCAGATCTAGAGGGAGTTGCTTATCCAGTGTTAGATGAGTTGGCGAGGAATGTCAGCACCAAAAATCTTGAGCGTGTGAGGAGTTTAAAAAGCAACCTTACTCGGCTGCTTGCTCGTGTGCAGAAG GTCAGGGATGAAATTGAACATCTTTTAGATGACAATGAAGACATGGCTCATTTGTACTTAACAAGGAAGTTGGTACAACTTCAGCAATCCGAGGCTTTAATAGGATCCATGGCTTCGAATAACATTACAGCTGCTGCATTCAATCTTCGGCGACTTAGTTCTGTCAGGAGTGGGAGCATAGTGACTAGCAACTATTCTAATGACAACGACGTTGAGGATCTCGAGATGTTGTTGGAGGCATATTTCATGCAGTTAGATGGCACTCGTAACAAGATATTATCT GTTCGTGAGTACATTGACGACACAGAGGACTATGTAAACATCCAGCTTGACAACCAGCGAAATGAACTTATTCAACTACAGCTGACATTGACAATTGCGTCATTTGCCATAGCTGTGGAGACTCTAGTAGCTGGGATGTTTGGAATGAACATTGATTGTCAATTATACCACATACACGGGATATTTGAGGCATTCGTTGGAGTTTTGACAGTTGTCTGTGTTATGATTTTCTTCGTGGTTCTCGGATATGCTAGGTGGAAGAAGTTACTCGGGTCTTAA